From a region of the Daphnia pulicaria isolate SC F1-1A chromosome 1, SC_F0-13Bv2, whole genome shotgun sequence genome:
- the LOC124320572 gene encoding rho guanine nucleotide exchange factor 2-like — MRQVSVQTLRLQSQVGRRLRYGGVGAGCNWSLSCPSLSGSGGSGGGQGGVASGLAGHGNGNNNEANWLGATLADWDSPTPPGMAAHYWVGGDGGPSHKAGLANGSKRRRSWASPWEVDEMGLASAGGTCGITYEEAGGGGALDGVGGRTRSISLSSGDTDNEQDAAGGGHSSRARQAGITTSSSALSSGELKVLAGRHSTHSLNDMGFPLIPALPTKPRGMSKDGGGGGRDGDPSKWLSPRILTLQKSISTPSILAVKDGSNLTALTLSSIKNSTGGSNSASSAASVTMAAAIIGPSVGPGPSAAGMMAKETQGILMTATAAGPTSPGFENDDDANSSKRRKRGSIFFRKRKDKSKLKQPHQFVPVCHSNSQPCDVCSKSLTNKAALRCESCAITVHENSCRDQVSDCTRFKVPKNIPLGWKVSSLANLTGAGHAKLQSSHSAVGAAAFTASNPSSAGSSLYYSVSSSSAATSAGLSAINNHVTAGSSANNSGSTWSVAQSIGSTLPSSSNSSSTAATNTPASSSQTPSTPIASPPFGNSKCGAGADKDPNDPSNTPSEDQPSHATNEGDGHDTIEGVFNAADIKDLDLDPELGILDEEAEAWVGTVDKKISKKLKEKEIKRQEHIYEFIITEKHHCLTLKVMQKIFAEGMRREMRLSSETVDRIFPCLEELIEYHLQFLRRLRQRQRQESIVSTIEDILRVQFSGLLGDQLCSLYGEFCSRHQEAVSMYKEMIKEDRKFAAFARQCTLNPLCKKKGIPECILFVTQRITKYPLLIDPLIKTSREQPEECLKLQQVLGFVKDILIGVNAQVAEKERKLRLIEVYNKIDAESATTYKNKKFKKSDLLSSNRRLMFEGVAYLNHARGKVQLVTVVVLSDVVFFLQESNQKFHFVTQDNKAGVISLQKLFVREKAGGQDTRSIYLISSNPDEPEMYELQCQNPREKRIWIDTIRAAVEQCPEDEEGNVSEGEEQRKIREAQDIKTRQLIATLREKDRQLGSLLEEKMATFCELVELLANNEDSTSSWLLLGSDSAPPKYSHLVEQGFQSAQAKETLSQAMTKLCRLLGLLLSSNAAANWNLSRSVSSVGERHSDTFSMPLLPKRAETFGGFDQNGKEKGCVKKKSATDLTAVESTTTTTNNQRTTGFLVGPDSARLAVERRPTGDGIGAGPQRQHAPVSVVQSSDGL; from the exons ATGAGACAAGTCAGCGTGCAGACACTACGACTCCAG TCGCAGGTGGGCAGGAGACTTCGCTACGGAGGAGTCGGCGCTGGATGCAACTGGAGCCTTTCCTGCCCGTCGCTGAGCGGAAGTGGCGGTAGCGGTGGTGGCCAAGGAGGAGTTGCGTCTGGATTGGCTGGCCACGGAAATGGCAATAACAACGAGGCAAATTGGCTGGGTGCCACGCTGGCCGATTGGGACTCGCCCACTCCGCCCGGAATGGCCGCTCATTATTGGG TCGGAGGAGATGGAGGGCCCAGTCATAAGGCCGGCCTGGCCAACGGATCGAAGCGGCGACGCAGCTGGGCCAGCCCGTGGGAAGTGGACGAGATGGGATTGGCGTCAGCCGGAGGCACATGTGGCATCACTTACG AAGaggcaggaggaggaggagctctGGATGGAGTCGGCGGACGGACGAGGAGCATCAGTTTGAGCAGCGGCGACACGGATAACGAGCAAGACGCCGCCGGAGGTGGTCACTCGTCAAGGGCCCGACAGGCCGGAATTACCACCTCGTCGTCGGCTCTGTCGTCCGGCGAACTCAAAGTCCTGGCCGGACGGCACTCGACCCACTCACTCAACGACATGGGATTTCCC TTGATTCCGGCGCTGCCGACGAAACCGCGCGGAATGTCCAAGgacggcggtggtggcgggcgGGACGGCGATCCATCCAAGTGGCTGTCGCCGCGCATTTTGACGCTGCAGAAATCCATTTCCACTCCGTCGATCCTGGCCGTCAAGGACGGGTCCAATTTGACGGCCCTGACTTTGTCGAGCATCAAGAACTCGACGGGCGGTTCCAATTCGGCCAGCAGCGCGGCATCCGTCACCATGGCCGCCGCTATCATTGGCCCTTCCGTCGGACCCGGCCCTTCCGCCGCCGGAATGATGGCCAAGGAAACGCAGGGCATCCTGATGACGGCCACAGCGGCTGGACCGACTTc aCCGGGGTTcgagaacgacgacgacgccaatTCTTCCAAGAGACGGAAGCGCGGCAGCATCTTCTTCCGCAAGCGCAAA gaCAAGAGCAAATTGAAGCAGCCGCACCAGTTTGTGCCCGTTTGCCATTCGAATTCCCAGCCGTGCGACGTTTGCTCCAAATCGCTGACCAACAAGGCGGCCCTGCGCTGCGAGAGCTGCGCCATCACCGTCCACGAGAACTCGTGTCGCGACCAGGTCAGCGACTGCACCCGGTTCAAAGTGCCCAAGAACATCCCGCTGGGATGGAAAGTCTCGTCGCTGGCCAACCTGACGGGCGCCGGGCACGCCAAACTCCAGTCGTCGCACTCGGCCGTCGGGGCCGCCGCTTTCACGGCCTCCAATCCTTCGTCGGCCGGCTCCTCCCTTTACTACTCGGTGTCGTCCTCGTCGGCCGCCACTTCCGCCGGACTGTCGGCCATCAACAATCACGTGACGGCCGGATCGAGTGCCAACAACAGCGGCAGCACCTGGTCGGTGGCCCAGTCGATCGGCTCCACCCTGCCGTCGTCGTCCAATTCCTCGTCGACGGCCGCCACCAACACGCCGGCCTCCTCCTCACAGACGCCCAGCACCCCCATCGCTAGTCCGCCCTTCGGCAACAG CAAATGCGGGGCCGGCGCCGACAAGGATCCCAATGATCCGAGCAATACTCCCAGCGAGGATCAACCCAGTCATGC AACCAACGAAGGAGATGGACACGACACCATCGAAGGag TTTTCAATGCTGCCGATATCAAAGACTTGGATCTGGACCCCGAGCTGGGCATCCTGGACGAAGAGGCCGAGGCCTGGGTGGGCACGGTCGACAAGAAAATCTCCAAGAAATTGAAGGAGAAGGAAATCAAACGACAGGAGCACATTTACGAGTTTATCATCACCGAGAAACATCACTGCCTCACGCTCAAAGTCATGCAAAAG ATTTTCGCCGAAGGAATGCGGAGGGAGATGCGGCTGAGTTCGGAGACGGTCGACAGGATCTTCCCGTGCCTGGAGGAGCTGATTGAGTACCACCTGCAGTTCCTGCGCCGCCTGAGGCAGCGCCAGCGTCAGGAGTCGATCGTGTCGACCATCGAGGACATTCTGCGGGTCCAGTTCTCCGGTCTGCTGGGCGACCAGCTGTGCTCTCTATACGGTGAATTTTGTAGCCGCCACCAGGAGGCGGTGTCCATGTACAAGGAGATGATCAAGGAGGATCGCAAGTTTGCCGCTTtcgcccgccagtgcacgttgaATCCGCTGTGCAAGAAGAAGGGCATCCCCGAGTGCATTCTCTTTGTCACGCAGCGCATCACCAAGTACCCGCTCCTCATCGATCCTCTCATCAAGACGTCCAGGGAGCAGCCGGAAGAGTGTCTCAAACTCCAGCAAGTCCTCGGCTTCGTCAAG GACATTTTGATTGGAGTCAACGCCCAAGTGGCCGAAAAGGAGCGCAAGTTGAGGCTGATTGAAGTCTACAACAAGATCGACGCCGAATCGGCCACCACCTACAAGaacaaaaagttcaaaaagtcggACCTCCTCTCCAGCAACCGGCGGCTCATGTTCGAGGGCGTGGCCTATCTCAATCACGCCAGGGGCAAAGTCCAACTGGTCACGGTCGTCGTCCTCTCGGACGTTGTTTTCTTCCTTCAGGAGTCGAACCAAAAATTCCATTTCGTCACTCAGGACAACAAG GCCGGAGTCATTTCGCTGCAAAAGTTATTTGTCCGCGAGAAAGCCGGCGGCCAGGATACGCGGAGCATTTACTTGATCAGTTCCAATCCGGACGAGCCGGAAATGTACGAGCTGCAGTGCCAGAATCCGCGCGAGAAGCGCATCTGGATCGATACGATCCGGGCGGCCGTGGAACAGTGTCCGGAAGACGAGGAAGGGAACGTGAGCGAAGGTGAGGAGCAGCGCAAAATCCGCGAGGCCCAGGACATTAAGACCCGCCAGCTGATCGCCACCCTGAGGGAGAAGGATCGACAGCTGGGCAGTTTGCTGGAAGAGAAGATGGCCACCTTTTGCGAGCTGGTGGAGCTGCTGGCCAACAACGAGGACAGCACCAGCTCCTGGCTCCTCCTGGGCTCGGACAGCGCCCCGCCCAAATACAGTCACCTGGTCGAGCAGGGATTCCAGTCTGCCCAGGCCAAGGAAACGCTGTCGCAGGCCATGACGAAACTCTGCCGCCTCCTGGGTTTGCTCCTCTCCAGCAACGCGGCCGCCAACTGGAACTTGTCCCGCAGCGTCAGCTCGGTGGGCGAGAGGCACAGCGACACGTTCTCGATGCCTCTGCTGCCCAAACGGGCCGAAACGTTCGGCGGATTCGACCAGAACGGCAAGGAGAAGGGCTGCGTCAAGAAGAAGTCGGCCACCGATTTGACGGCCGTCGagtcgacgacaacaacaacgaacaaCCAACGAACAACCGGCTTCCTGGTCGGCCCAGACTCCGCCCGTCTTGCAGTTGAACGGCGACCAACAGGCGATGGGATTGGAGCTGGTCCACAACGTCAGCACGCTCCTGTGTCTGTTGTCCAGTCAAGCGACGGCCTTTGA
- the LOC124320577 gene encoding serine protease hepsin-like, with protein sequence MDVEVNAPIRRFRKSCHGSRCSRLTGRYPESLVQRRKRRGTLDRIVGGRESNMGAWPWVVAIIRDGEFKCGGSLLDNSWILTAGHCFHMLEKSHFEIQLGMLRRSSFSPLEQTRAVLSVYVDPKYNPLTLENDITLLRVQEPFQLNQWTAPACLPSLGYYPRNDTLCTVVGWGNVQENGPESDSLREVAIPITPRWRTRSATTEPWRRSAARRPSSPSRSTTWPDFGKERIPTSRAV encoded by the exons ATGGATGTGGAAGTGAATGCCCCAATTCGTCGGTTCCGTAAGTCCTGCCATGGGTCTAGGTGTAGTCGCCTCACTGGCCGTTATCCGGAATCACTGGTTCAAC GACGTAAGAGACGAGGCACATTGGACAGAATTGTTGGCGGTCGTGAAAGTAACATGGGCGCTTGGCCATGGGTAGTAGCCATCATTCGCGATGGGGAGTTCAAGTGCGGTGGTTCTCTTCTAGATAATAGCTGGATTCTGACAGCTGGGCATTGTTTCCATAT GTTAGAGAAATCCCactttgaaattcaattgggAATGCTACGACggtcttctttctctcctctgGAACAAACTCGTGCCGTCCTTTCAGTCTACGTCGACCCGAAATATAATCCGCTTACACTAGAAAATGACATTACCTTGTTGCGAGTGCAAGAACCCTTCCAACTGAACCAGTGGACCGCTCCCGCATGCCTACCTAGTTTGGGTTATTACCCGCGGAACGACACACTTTGCACCGTCGTCGGATGGGGAAATGTCCAAGAAAATGGACCAGAGT CGGATTCGCTTCGTGAAGTCGCCATCCCTATTACACCTCGCTGGAGGACAAGGAGCGCTACGACGGAGCCGTGGAGGAGGTCCGCCGCCAGGCGCCCGTCTTCACCGTCCCGCTCAACAACGTGGCCGGACTTCGGGAAGGAGAGAATTCCCACTTCGAGGGCCGTTTGA
- the LOC124315938 gene encoding serine/threonine-protein kinase DCLK1-like — MEFGAANTPTGLPSGAHLHAHLQPSSRCRCHSLGIGIVPPSHSFFGRIAHTFSKKRSDSSLPRVYEDPDELASSNQMVVDVPIEVQIRYEIGRIIGDGNFAVVREGIDRRTRDRYALKLIDKKRCQGKEVVLESEVQVLGRLRHPNVVKLYDVIDANSILCLVLELVEGGDLFDAIAAAGKFSEPEAKRMTSDLASALSDLHSLNIVHRDVKPENLFVVNLPDGMRSLKLGDFGLAEETHQLLYTVCGTPTYVAPEILLETGYWLKVDVWAMGVIVFILLCGYPPFVSPTNDQEELFETILAGHFEFASPYWDDASQMAKDMITLMLQTDPGLRFSAL, encoded by the exons ATGGAATTCGGAGCTGCTAATACACCTACCGGTCTCCCATCCGGTGCTCATTTGCATGCTCATCTACAACCGTCATCGAGATGTCGGTGCCATTCCCTTGGAATCGGAATCGTGCCGCCTTCTCATTCGTTCTTTGGAAGGATCGCTCACACTTTCTCGAAGAAAAGATCTGATTCTTCCCTTCCACGTGTTTATGAAGATCCGGATGAACTGGCTTCTTCCAATCAG ATGGTCGTGGATGTGCCAATAGAAGTCCAAATTCGGTATGAGATCGGACGTATTATCGGTGACGGTAATTTCGCAGTTGTTCGTGAGGGAATCGACAG GCGAACACGAGATCGTTATGCTTTGAAGTTAATTGACAAAAAGCGTTGCCAA GGTAAAGAAGTGGTACTTGAAAGCGAAGTTCAAGTTTTGGGTCGTTTAAGACATCCAAATGTGGTTAAGCTGTATGATGTCATTGATGCCAACAGTAttctttgtcttgttttgGAACTTGTAGAG GGTGGCGACTTGTTTGACGCTATTGCAGCTGCCGGCAAGTTTAGTGAACCGGAAGCCAAACGAATGACGTCGGATTTGGCTTCAGCCCTTTCCGATCTCCATTCGCTCAATATTGTCCATCGTGACGTGAAACCGGAGAACCTTTTT GTCGTGAATTTACCAGACGGAATGCGCTCCTTGAAACTAGGCGACTTTGGTTTAGCTGAAGAGACGCATCAACTGCTGTACACGGTTTGTGGTACACCCACTTACGTGGCTCCCGAAATCCTTCTTGAGACGGGATACTGGCTGAAAGTGGACGTATGGGCTATGG GAGTTATTGTTTTCATCCTACTATGTGGTTATCCACCTTTCGTGAGCCCAACCAATGATCAAGAGGAGCTTTTTGAAACTATTTTGGCTGGACATTTTGAATTTGCATCACCATATTGGGATGATGCTAGCCAGATGGCTAAAGACATGATTACGCTCATGCTCCAAACTGATCCTGGGCTGAGATTTTCTGCGTTGTAG
- the LOC124320583 gene encoding titin-like, with product MERTIERIAELEGLGGRPADQAAETDTGKPPEFLSQPGDLLLPENGLAHFETKLTPVGDPSLRVEWFHNGKALLAGSRVKTISDFGFVILEVTGVYSRDAGLYTCKASNKHGEASVSCTLQVKGRQGIVLEPQLPQSFKSGTQAIQKLEENLYKRDEPAAAADEQPNPPKFVSEIKDLDLVEGQAAHFDCRVEPVGDASMRIEWFHNGRPLGSGSRIRMLDDFGFVVLDIDWTFPRDAGEYVCRATNRWGSATTKAKLVTKGKRGVNTDSQLPQGMTGEKLRDLERGPVVERFQEDTPEVAPHFTQQVTEVSMEEGDNAHFECRVEPKTDANLRVEWYHNGKLLQSGHRFRTVFELGFVSLDILYAYPEDAGEYMCRAFNRKGEATTKASLTCKSVPAIIMQNQMPRGMKKSETLLQMEAALKKYTSEIFLTEDDIYDADKRDGDDQVRVPAGPGRRPQHAGRVVLQRQAAGLQDPLHGFTPIYDFGYVAMNFGWVYPEDSGEYVCRATNKYGMDETRAFIKTTGSKGIIYDSQLPKGMQSVEMIREMEASWQRMPDERAEAEVLKEKPVFVLQPKNVQVMEGEWARFCCRVTGYPRPRVMWILNGHTVINGTRNKLTYDGMWHLDIPKTRQYDDGKLEVVARNSQGSASCVVELKVTARNDDHRGVLKNSPKPWYDSDLKTYQKDRQDSGELQRRFEDPSRQAQSDSAAEFFTKKSVQETETEWQRQVKSKKNDDYYKSLKQLEDNVVHKEVKLREASHQFAIPGEKIVKSSMAKGMAQSYETKLDHSSEQTEQRHDQMTTVISRQSVERQTATSRKTSEAHRSEVHIDSDRGGVPPDPFESSVHGREVHVAKQKQVQKETKGQMEITRKITATETTEVEHKGRTHERVVQGQVKPAVPPFFTKKIQPCRVFEHESARFEVEFEGDPTPTVTWFREDFPIKNSSEFQIHNFRSKSVLTIRQVFMEDSGIFAAVAENHGGGAKCSANLVVEERPVGRGGLVPPSFLSTIQDTSVKHPPVAILSAGQLIRFDAKVTGTKPMDIYWLKNGRKIASDIRYKILEEDDVYTLIIIETLPEDSGIYECVAINSAGEGRCEAQCYVEIAQVVKSGGSSPEAKGSSKSSTSSPRFSLAMKEQNVPEGQAAVFRCRVAGNPAPQINWEKDGHQIKPSRYFIMSQEGSDTHVLRISEAFPEDEGTYRCVASNATGQAECSASLHVIARDSGDVPPSLTNLEDVNVVEGSPVQFRTLVSGTPLPTIQWMREGQIIPPSSDFQMIQEGNHAVLLIKTTYPEDSGVYTCLATNPASQVESSAYLTVHSKP from the exons ATGGAGCGGACCATCGAGCGCATCGCCGAATTGGAAGGACTGGGCGGACGTCCGGCCGACCAAGCGGCCGAAACTGACACCGGCAAACCGCCCGAGTTTTTGAGCCAGCCGGGCGATCTCCTCCTACCGGAGAACGGGCTGGCCCACTTTGAAACGAAATTGACTCCGGTGGGCGATCCCAGCCTGCGGGTCGAGTGGTTCCACAACGGCAAGGCCCTGCTGGCCGGCTCGCGTGTCAAGACCATTTCCGACTTTGGCTTCGTCATCCTGGAGGTGACGGGCGTCTACTCCCGCGACGCCGGCCTCTACACGTGCAAGGCCAGCAACAAGCACGGCGAGGCCTCTGTCTCGTGCACTCTGCAGGTCAAGGGCCGTCAGGGCATCGTCCTGGAGCCGCAGCTGCCGCAGAGCTTCAAGAGCGGCACCCAGGCCATCCAGAAGCTGGAGGAGAACCTCTACAAGAGGGACGAGCCGGCCGCGGCGGCCGACGAGCAGCCCAACCCGCCCAAGTTCGTCAGCGAGATCAAGGACCTGGACCTGGTCGAGGGCCAGGCGGCCCATTTCGACTGCCGGGTCGAGCCTGTCGGCGACGCTTCAATGCGCATCGAGTGGTTCCACAACGGGCGCCCGCTGGGCTCTGGCTCGCGCATCCGCATGCTGGACGATTTCGGCTTCGTGGTCCTGGACATTGACTGGACCTTCCCGCGCGACGCCGGCGAGTACGTCTGCCGGGCTACCAACCGCTGGGGCTCGGCCACCACCAAGGCCAAATTGGTCACCAAGGGCAAGCGAGGCGTCAACACGGACTCGCAACTGCCGCAGGGCATGACGGGCGAGAAGCTCCGAGACTTGGAGCGCGGCCCGGTCGTCGAGCGCTTCCAGGAGGACACGCCCGAAGTGGCGCCTCATTTCACCCAGCAGGTGACGGAAGTGTCGATGGAAGAAGGTGACAATGCCCATTTCGAGTGCCGGGTGGAGCCCAAGACGGACGCCAACCTGCGGGTCGAGTGGTACCACAACGGCAAGCTCCTGCAGAGCGGCCATCGCTTCCGCACCGTTTTTGAGCTGGGCTTCGTCTCCCTGGATATTTTGTACGCCTATCCGGAAGACGCCGGCGAGTACATGTGCCGAGCCTTTAACCGCAAAGGCGAGGCCACCACCAAGGCCAGCCTCACATGCAAAA gTGTTCCGGCCATCATCATGCAGAACCAGATGCCCCGCGGCATGAAGAAATCTGAGACGCTTCTGCAGATGGAAGCGGCCCTGAAGAAATACACGTCCGAGATCTTCCTGACGGAGGACGACATCTATGACGCCGACAAGC GAGATGGAGATGACCAAGTTCGAGTGCCAGCTGGCCCCGGTCGGCGACCCCAACATGCGGGTCGAGTGGTTCTTCAACGGCAAGCCGCTGGCCTACAAGACCCGCTTCACGGCTTCACGCCCATCTACGACTTTGGCTACGTGGCCATGAATTTCGGCTGGGTCTACCCGGAGGATTCCGGCGAGTACGTCTGCCGGGCCACCAATAAGTACGGCATGGACGAGACTAGGGCCTTCATCAAGACGACGGGCAGCAAGGGCATCATTTACGATTCCCAGCTGCCCAAGGGCATGCAGAGCGTGGAAATGATCCGCGAAATGGAAGCCTCCTGGCAGAG AATGCCGGACGAGAGGGCTGAAGCCGAGGTGCTAAAGGAGAAGCCCGTCTTCGTCCTCCAGCCCAAGAACGTCCAGGTGATGGAAGGCGAATGGGCCCGTTTCTGCTGCCGAGTCACCGGCTACCCTCGCCCCAGGGTGATGTGGATCCTGAACGGACACACTGTCATCAAT GGCACTCGAAACAAGTTGACGTACGACGGCATGTGGCACCTGGACATCCCCAAGACGCGCCAATACGACGACGGCAAACTGGAAGTGGTGGCCCGCAACTCGCAGGGATCGGCCAGCTGCGTCGTGGAGCTCAAAGTCACGGCCCGCAACGACGACCACCGCGGTGTCCTCAAGAATTCACCCAAAC CATGGTATGATAGCGACCTGAAAACTTACCAGAAGGATCGACAGGACAGCGGCGAGCTCCAGCGCCGCTTCGAGGACCCGTCCCGCCAGGCCCAGAGCGATTCTGCGGCCGAGTTCTTCACCAAGAAGTCGGTCCAGGAGACGGAAACGGAGTGGCAGCGACAGGTCAAGAGCAAGAAGAACGACGACTATTACAAGAGCCTCAAACAG CTGGAGGATAATGTCGTACACAAGGAGGTGAAATTGCGAGAAGCTTCGCACCAGTTCGCCATTCCGGGCGAGAAGATTGTCAAGAGTTCCATGGCCAAGGGCATGGCCCAGAGCTACGAAACCAAATT GGATCACTCGTCGGAGCAGACGGAACAGAGACACGACCAGATGACGACAGTCATCAGCCGCCAGTCGGTGGAGCGCCAAACGGCGACCAGCCGCAAGACGAGCGAGGCCCACCGGTCGGAGGTGCACATCGACTCTGATCGCGGCGGAGTGCCGCCAGACCCGTTCGAGTCGTCTGTTCACGGCCGTGAGGTTCACGTGGCCAAGCAGAAGCAGGTCCAGAAGGAGACCAAGGGCCAGATGGAGATCACCCGCAAGATCACGGCCACCGAGACCACCGAAGTCGAGCACAAGGGCCGCACCCACGAACGCGTCGTCCAGGGCCAAGTG aaaccgGCCGTGCCGCCGTTCTTCACCAAGAAGATCCAGCCGTGCCGAGTGTTTGAGCACGAGAGCGCCCGCTTCGAGGTGGAATTCGAGGGCGATCCAACGCCGACCGTCACCTGGTTCCGTGAGGATTTCCCCATCAAGAACTCGTCCGAGTTCCAGATCCACAACTTCAGAtccaagtcggtgctgacgatCCGCCAGGTCTTTATGGAGGATTCCGGAATCTTCGCCGCCGTGGCCGAGAACCACGGAGGCGGGGCCAAGTGCAGCGCCAACTTGGTGGTGGAGGAGCGGCCCGTCGGCCGCGGCGGACTCGTCCCGCCTTCCTTCCTCAGCACCATCCAGGACACGAGCGTCAAGCACCCTCCTGTCGCTATTCTAAGCGCCGGCCAGCTGATCCGCTTCGACGCCAAAGTGACGGGCACCAAGCCCATGGACATTTACTGGCTCAAGAACGGCCGGAAGATCGCCTCCGACATCCGCTACAAGATCCTGGAGGAGGACGACGTCTACACGCTCATCATCATCGAAACGCTGCCGGAAGACTCTGGCATCTACGAGTGCGTTGCCATCAACTCGGCTGGCGAGGGCCGCTGCGAGGCCCAGTGCTACGTCGAGATAGCCCAGGTGGTCAAGTCGGGTGGATCTTCGCCGGAAGCTAAAGGATCGTCGAAATCCTCGACCTCGTCGCCTCGCTTCTCGCTGGCTATGAAGGAGCAGAACGTTCCGGAAGGCCAAGCGGCCGTCTTCCGCTGCCGTGTGGCCGGCAATCCGGCCCCGCAGATCAACTGGGAGAAGGACGGCCATCAGATCAAACCTTCGCGCTATTTCATCATGTCGCAGGAAGGTAGCGACACCCACGTCCTCCGCATCTCGGAAGCTTTCCCGGAAGACGAAGGCACTTATCGATGTGTGGCCAGCAACGCCACCGGCCAGGCCGAGTGCTCCGCCAGCCTCCACGTCATCG CTCGCGATTCCGGCGACGTTCCGCCGTCGTTGACCAACCTGGAAGACGTCAACGTCGTTGAGGGCAGCCCCGTCCAGTTCCGCACTTTGGTCAGCGGCACTCCGCTGCCGACCATCCAGTGGATGAGGGAGGGCCAGATCATCCCGCCGTCCAGCGACTTTCAG ATGATCCAGGAAGGTAACCACGCGGTCTTATTGATCAAAACCACCTACCCGGAGGATTCGGGCGTCTACACGTGTCTCGCCACCAACCCGGCCAGTCAAGTGGAGTCGTCTGCGTACCTGACCGTGCACAGTAAGccctaa